The following nucleotide sequence is from bacterium.
CGTCGCGCTGGCCGCCGGCTGCTCCCCGCCCACGGACCGCGCCGCCAAGCAGCGCGTCCTGCTGCGCTGGGAGGACCGCCGCCTGGCCGACGCCGATTCCCTGTCCGCCTTCCTGCGCGACGGCGACGCCCACGTCCGTCTGGCCGCGATGCGCGCCGCCGGCCGCATCGGCCGCACCGGCGCCCTGACCGAACTGATCGCCGGGCTGGCCGACGCGAGCCCCACCGTCCGCATCGCGGCGGCCGAGGCGCTGGGCCTGGTCGGCGACGCTTCGGCCGCCGAGCCCCTGATCCGGGCCCTGGAGGGCAACGGCCTCGAGGTGCGCCGCGCGGTGCTGTTCGCGCTGGCGCGCGTGCGCAACGACGGCGCGGCCCTGATGGCCGTCGCCCGCGACGGCACGCGCGACGAGGCGGCCCTGGCCTGGAACGCCCTGCGCGACCGCGCCGCCGACGCCGACTCCACGGACCTGGCCGACGCCGTCCGCGGCGGGCTGGAGCGTCCCGAAGTCGACGTGCTGTGGCGCGTCCTGCGCTGCGCCGAGCGGGTGCCGGTGCCCGGCCTCGTCGCCGACGTCGCGCCCTTCGCGCGCCACCTCGACGCCCAAGTGCGGGTGCATGCCTGCCGCGCCCTGGCGGCCCTCGGCAGCCAGGGGAACGGCCTCGCCGCCTACGCCGGACTGGTCGCCGGCGGCGAGGACCCGGGCCGCTTCACGCGGCGCGACCGCGCGCGCATCGACGTCGCCCGCCTGCGCGGCCTGGGCCGCCTCGGCGCCGCGGCCCTGCGCGACAGCGCCGACGCCCAGCCGCTGGTGGGGCAGCTCGGCGAGGGCGCGCGCAGCCCCGACCCCCACGTGGCCCGCACGGCGCTGGAGGCCATGGCCGAGGTCGCGGCCGGCACGCCCCTGCCGATCGAAGCGCGCGTCCGCGACAGCCTGCT
It contains:
- a CDS encoding HEAT repeat domain-containing protein produces the protein MRRVPTSILLLAAAVALAAGCSPPTDRAAKQRVLLRWEDRRLADADSLSAFLRDGDAHVRLAAMRAAGRIGRTGALTELIAGLADASPTVRIAAAEALGLVGDASAAEPLIRALEGNGLEVRRAVLFALARVRNDGAALMAVARDGTRDEAALAWNALRDRAADADSTDLADAVRGGLERPEVDVLWRVLRCAERVPVPGLVADVAPFARHLDAQVRVHACRALAALGSQGNGLAAYAGLVAGGEDPGRFTRRDRARIDVARLRGLGRLGAAALRDSADAQPLVGQLGEGARSPDPHVARTALEAMAEVAAGTPLPIEARVRDSLLPVWRLRLLQVAQNGCGPAVTEPVVRAAAARACIALRGAGVQDQPFWPALTADTHPLVQEAVWDGLLRHALDPDQVAARCGELDALAPRLRLITLDALPAALARLRQESHAPAAQARAREAVETALRRVALGADPYAAAT